CTTTCAAGTTCGGACATTACCTGGCAACAAAATTGGGCAATGATTTAGCCAATTCACTTGATGCCAATAAAAGCCAGAATAATTTCTGAAGCTATATAAAATGCACGTTTTTTAACACCATGAACTATTCCACTGTATAACCTTTCTTTAGAGAACTACCCATtggaagaaaaaaatgaataaaaagtTAGCCAATACAATGAATTTAATGAAATATATAAAAGCACGGGATGATATATTTAGTTAAGCCAAAGAGGAATTAACAAAGGCCTTACAAGATTTCAAGGCAGCAATATTGAAAATAACACAACTGGCAAATAAGTTAATTCAGGGGTACATCTAAACTCCCCCAAAAATAAATAGGGATAGGATCTTAAAAGTAGGACACAGTTACCTGGGATTTAGATAATGCAAACAAAATGTCAACATGAAAATAATATCAAGGAACAAGTAACACTCCAATGctaaaatcaaaatcaaaatattacTGTAACTTCAAAACTAGACCATTGAAGCCTTCAGAATACAAAATTCTTGGAAGTTAAATGATTCTGTTTCATAACAAAATAAAGGTTGCTCATCACATATTTCATCAAGTTCACATTCTATAAGAAAAACAATAAAGCCATCTTACAAATAAGTGGAGTCAACTGCAAGGATCAAAATGAGCATAGACACAAGCATGCAAAAAGTAAGAACATGAAAATCCCATTGCCCCAATTACTTATATACATATACTGTCAACAATAATTAGATAACAAGAAGCATGTAGCAGAAATCTCAATAACTCACTTGGCCAAGCACAAAGTCATAGTTTCCCTTGAACCGCTGCCTCAGTTCAGATTCTGGAGTGGCCAACAGCTTCTTTGTACCACCATTACTAATCCCCGATACAAAAGCTATTAGAGCTGTTGTATCAAAATTTACTAGATTACCTTCACATGAAAGGTTTTCAGGTTCAGTCGATTCAGAATTTCTGTTGTTAAGGGAGTTTTGTTTCATTCCCATAACAATTGAACAGAATGTATCCCCTAAGTTTGTATCAGCATTCTCTTTTGAAGGTTCCGATCGAATTTCAGCTTCCTGTACTGAAAGTCCTAGTTTTTTGGCATTCTCTTCTAAAAGATGCACCTGAGTTTCAGCTTTTGCTACTGAAAGCTCAAGTTGAGAAGAGTCAGCACTAGAACCATGGCCATTACAACTTGTATTTGAACCAACTTCTTTGTCAACAGCAGGGTCGATTTCAAGGACACATGCATCTTTATATGATCTTGCAATAACATTTATCCAGTCACCTTCCGTTTCTTCCAATGCAACAGAACTGAAAACCGAAAACTCCAAGCCAACTTCAGATGCCGCAAAATTATCCCGAAGTTTCTGGCGAACATGGTTATCAAGCCCATTGGCAAAGAAAAGAATAACCGAAGAAGGTCTTAAAGATAAGGTCGACCGGGCAGCAGCAAGGACTTGTTCAACGCGTAATTTTAAGCCTTTACTTCTATGACATTTGTTCCAAGAAATGTACTTTGGATTTCTATCAGATACTATAATCCAAACTGGCTTCCTATTGAGGGTACACACTATATCAACATGAATGTCTTTCAGAGAGGAACAACAATGCTCATTACTTCTAGCTGAAGGTACGAGTGGGATCGATTTGCAAACTCGAGAAACTCCGGTTATAAAAGGCTGCTGAAGAATATATACAACTGCCTCAAGGTGCCCAATGTTGACACTGTTGTCACATACAAACACTCAGAAAATTATGAAGCAATCAAGCATACAACAGTTACTTACTCTCATCAAGACCACTTATaccaaaaaaatgaaaacatgaTCCAAACACTTAAGTTATCAAAACCTCGATAATTCTTCACCCTATGTTCCCACATCCACACAAAGTAAACTGTTATGTactgaaaagaagaaaaaacattttttttttcctaattAATTGTAGTATGAACATAACGTTGAGGATCCATGTGAATATTGACCAATGAAAATCAAACCATGAAT
The genomic region above belongs to Arachis stenosperma cultivar V10309 chromosome 5, arast.V10309.gnm1.PFL2, whole genome shotgun sequence and contains:
- the LOC130981933 gene encoding uncharacterized protein LOC130981933, with product MEEQRRVAQVEAAKQRCSSVIVAIQQLPRGSTNITDSCRRTLLKSARAELSFLSRPSSSSTPLSVNIGHLEAVVYILQQPFITGVSRVCKSIPLVPSARSNEHCCSSLKDIHVDIVCTLNRKPVWIIVSDRNPKYISWNKCHRSKGLKLRVEQVLAAARSTLSLRPSSVILFFANGLDNHVRQKLRDNFAASEVGLEFSVFSSVALEETEGDWINVIARSYKDACVLEIDPAVDKEVGSNTSCNGHGSSADSSQLELSVAKAETQVHLLEENAKKLGLSVQEAEIRSEPSKENADTNLGDTFCSIVMGMKQNSLNNRNSESTEPENLSCEGNLVNFDTTALIAFVSGISNGGTKKLLATPESELRQRFKGNYDFVLGQVMSELESPIHVQFGKILYGKTGIICESVNTEFKELVLMCGGPNEKLRAEKLINCLRVVPDTPSERMMSLPTTRKLALKNKIVFGTGDHWHAPTLTANMAFVRAVSQTGMSLYTIEHRPRALTGD